From Corvus moneduloides isolate bCorMon1 chromosome 2, bCorMon1.pri, whole genome shotgun sequence, one genomic window encodes:
- the LOC116437958 gene encoding zinc finger protein 239-like isoform X2, whose protein sequence is MDQGEEQEFKALEETHTGGELGPLPDHLTSAYLQDALAVGSRGGEEQFGDSHGSQRGCSEPQQGGCEEEEEVKLPCSDISLVMKRQGRRVAASRRAPRVERPTICPECGKGFSRSIHLLQHQRMHTGERPFLCGDCGKGFSQSSHLVQHRRVHTGQKPYTCAECGKSFSQSSNLLKHQRIHTGLKPYACSECGKFFSDSSTCIKHQRMHTGERPYKCPACGKSFSQHCHLLQHQRAHAGVRPYGCGQCGKRFGQSSDLMNHARTHTGEKPYKCSQCGRGFSGNSNLIKHTRIHTGEQPYRCSQCGESFRFQPQLVRHQKHHAE, encoded by the exons ATGGACCAGGGAGAAGAACAGGAATTCAAAGCCTTGGAGGAGACACATACAG gtgGTGAGCTGGGGCCCCTTCCAGATCACCTTACAAGCGCATATCTGCAGGACGCCTTGGCAGTGGGCtccagaggaggagaggagcagtTTGGGGACAGCCATGGAAGTCAGCgtggttgctcagagcctcagcAAGGtggctgtgaggaggaggaggaggttaAGCTGCCCTGTTCTGACATCAGCCTGGTGATGAAAAGGCAGGGGAGAAGGGTGGCAGCCTCACGGCGAGCCCCTCGCGTGGAGCGCCCCACCATCTGCCCAGAGTGTGGCAAGGGCTTCAGCCGgagcatccacctgctccagcaccagcgCATGCACACCGGCGAGCGCCCCTTCCTGTGCGGGGACTGCGGCAAGggcttcagccagagctcccacCTCGTCCAGCACCGGCGCGTCCACACGGGCCAGAAGCCCTACACCTGCGCCGAgtgcgggaagagcttcagccagagctccaaCCTCCTCAAGCACCAGCGCATCCACACGGGGCTCAAGCCGTACGCGTGCAGCGAGTGCGGCAAGTTCTTCAGCGACAGCTCCACCTGCATCAAGCACCAGCGCATGCACACGGGCGAGCGGCCCTACAAGTGCCCGGCCtgcgggaagagcttcagccagcactgccacctcctgcagcaccagcgGGCCCACGCCGGCGTCCGGCCCTACGGCTGCGGGCAGTGCGGCAAGCGCTTCGGGCAGAGCTCCGACCTCATGAACCACGCGCGCACCCACACCGGCGAGAAGCCCTACAAGTGCAGCCAGTGCGGCCGCGGCTTCAGCGGCAACTCCAACCTCATCAAGCACACCcgcatccacaccggggagcAGCCCTACCGCTGCTCCCAGTGCGGGGAGAGCTTCCgcttccagccccagctggtgCGGCACCAGAAGCACCACGCGGAGTAG
- the LOC116437958 gene encoding zinc finger protein 239-like isoform X1 produces MSSQGFLIVEPDVTAQMDQGEEQEFKALEETHTGGELGPLPDHLTSAYLQDALAVGSRGGEEQFGDSHGSQRGCSEPQQGGCEEEEEVKLPCSDISLVMKRQGRRVAASRRAPRVERPTICPECGKGFSRSIHLLQHQRMHTGERPFLCGDCGKGFSQSSHLVQHRRVHTGQKPYTCAECGKSFSQSSNLLKHQRIHTGLKPYACSECGKFFSDSSTCIKHQRMHTGERPYKCPACGKSFSQHCHLLQHQRAHAGVRPYGCGQCGKRFGQSSDLMNHARTHTGEKPYKCSQCGRGFSGNSNLIKHTRIHTGEQPYRCSQCGESFRFQPQLVRHQKHHAE; encoded by the exons ATGAGTAGCCAAG GGTTCCTGATTGTTGAACCTGATGTAACTGCACAGATGGACCAGGGAGAAGAACAGGAATTCAAAGCCTTGGAGGAGACACATACAG gtgGTGAGCTGGGGCCCCTTCCAGATCACCTTACAAGCGCATATCTGCAGGACGCCTTGGCAGTGGGCtccagaggaggagaggagcagtTTGGGGACAGCCATGGAAGTCAGCgtggttgctcagagcctcagcAAGGtggctgtgaggaggaggaggaggttaAGCTGCCCTGTTCTGACATCAGCCTGGTGATGAAAAGGCAGGGGAGAAGGGTGGCAGCCTCACGGCGAGCCCCTCGCGTGGAGCGCCCCACCATCTGCCCAGAGTGTGGCAAGGGCTTCAGCCGgagcatccacctgctccagcaccagcgCATGCACACCGGCGAGCGCCCCTTCCTGTGCGGGGACTGCGGCAAGggcttcagccagagctcccacCTCGTCCAGCACCGGCGCGTCCACACGGGCCAGAAGCCCTACACCTGCGCCGAgtgcgggaagagcttcagccagagctccaaCCTCCTCAAGCACCAGCGCATCCACACGGGGCTCAAGCCGTACGCGTGCAGCGAGTGCGGCAAGTTCTTCAGCGACAGCTCCACCTGCATCAAGCACCAGCGCATGCACACGGGCGAGCGGCCCTACAAGTGCCCGGCCtgcgggaagagcttcagccagcactgccacctcctgcagcaccagcgGGCCCACGCCGGCGTCCGGCCCTACGGCTGCGGGCAGTGCGGCAAGCGCTTCGGGCAGAGCTCCGACCTCATGAACCACGCGCGCACCCACACCGGCGAGAAGCCCTACAAGTGCAGCCAGTGCGGCCGCGGCTTCAGCGGCAACTCCAACCTCATCAAGCACACCcgcatccacaccggggagcAGCCCTACCGCTGCTCCCAGTGCGGGGAGAGCTTCCgcttccagccccagctggtgCGGCACCAGAAGCACCACGCGGAGTAG